A window from Thiomonas sp. FB-Cd encodes these proteins:
- the sufB gene encoding Fe-S cluster assembly protein SufB, whose translation MSKSNPSLDTFLERDYAAGFISPIESDLAPKGLNEAIIQLISAKKNEPEFMLEWRLKAYRHWLTMTEPTWAKIHHPPIDYQAIHYYAAPKRSAGPKSIDDVDPELLRVYEKLGIPLHERAALAGVAVDAVFDSVSVATTFKDKLAQHGIIFCSFSEAVQNHPELVRQYLGSVVPAGDNFFAALNAAVFTDGSFVYIPRGVRCPMELSTYFRINAKDSGQFERTLIIADVGAQVSYLEGCTAPRRDENQLHAAVVEIVALDDARVKYSTVQNWYPGDKDGKGGIYNFVTKRGECRGARSRISWTQVETGSAITWKYPSVLLRGDESVGEFYSVALTNHFQQADTGTKMIHIGRNTRSTIVSKGIAAGHGSNTYRGLVKVLPRAEGARNYTQCDSLLIGSHCGAHTFPYIEVRHPGAQVEHEATTSRVGEDQLFYCMQRGLSAEDAVAMIVNGFSREVVKQLPMEFAVEAQKLLGVSLEGSVG comes from the coding sequence ATGAGCAAGAGCAATCCGTCCCTCGACACGTTTCTCGAACGCGATTACGCGGCAGGCTTCATCTCGCCCATTGAATCCGACCTCGCCCCCAAGGGGCTGAACGAGGCGATCATCCAGCTCATCTCGGCCAAGAAGAACGAGCCCGAATTCATGCTGGAGTGGCGCCTCAAGGCGTATCGCCACTGGCTGACCATGACCGAGCCGACTTGGGCCAAGATCCACCACCCGCCGATCGACTACCAGGCCATCCACTATTACGCTGCGCCCAAGCGCAGCGCTGGGCCCAAGAGCATCGACGATGTCGACCCGGAGCTGCTTCGCGTCTACGAAAAACTCGGCATCCCGCTGCACGAGCGTGCAGCCCTGGCCGGGGTGGCGGTCGATGCGGTGTTCGACTCCGTGTCCGTGGCCACCACCTTCAAGGACAAGCTGGCGCAGCACGGCATCATCTTCTGCTCGTTTTCCGAGGCGGTGCAGAACCACCCGGAACTGGTGCGCCAGTACCTTGGCAGCGTGGTGCCTGCGGGCGACAACTTCTTTGCCGCGCTCAACGCCGCGGTGTTCACCGACGGCAGCTTTGTCTACATCCCCCGCGGCGTGCGCTGCCCGATGGAGCTGTCCACGTACTTCCGCATCAACGCCAAGGACAGCGGCCAGTTCGAGCGCACCCTCATCATCGCCGACGTGGGCGCGCAGGTGTCGTACCTGGAAGGTTGCACCGCGCCGCGCCGCGACGAAAACCAGTTGCATGCTGCCGTGGTGGAGATCGTCGCCCTCGATGACGCGCGGGTGAAATATTCAACCGTGCAGAACTGGTATCCCGGGGACAAGGACGGCAAGGGCGGCATCTACAACTTCGTCACCAAGCGTGGCGAGTGCCGCGGCGCGCGCTCGCGCATCTCCTGGACCCAGGTCGAGACGGGCTCGGCCATCACCTGGAAGTATCCGAGCGTGCTGCTGCGCGGCGATGAGTCGGTGGGCGAGTTCTATTCGGTCGCCCTGACCAACCATTTCCAGCAGGCCGACACCGGAACCAAGATGATCCACATCGGACGCAACACCCGCAGCACCATCGTGTCCAAGGGCATTGCCGCCGGCCACGGCAGCAACACGTACCGCGGCCTGGTCAAGGTTCTGCCCAGGGCCGAAGGCGCGCGCAATTACACCCAGTGCGACTCGCTGCTGATCGGCAGCCACTGCGGCGCGCACACCTTTCCCTACATCGAGGTGCGCCATCCCGGCGCGCAGGTCGAGCACGAGGCCACGACTTCGCGCGTGGGCGAAGACCAGCTTTTCTACTGCATGCAGCGCGGCCTGTCGGCCGAGGACGCGGTGGCGATGATCGTCAACGGGTTTTCGCGTGAAGTGGTCAAGCAGTTGCCGATGGAGTTCGCCGTGGAGGCGCAAAAGCTTCTGGGCGTGAGCCTGGAAGGCAGCGTGGGCTGA
- a CDS encoding class II aldolase/adducin family protein, with protein sequence MTTIHSAPIERAAGHDARLDQACEVMHAAYARGWITHRDGNISVRAEGGDGMWISQSGVVKARLQPHQMLHVGAARIAEGPVPDGASGEYALHRRLQAMLHAGHDTVLHLHPTHIVAAMYAGHDLRELCEAFPEVTRYSRVGKNVGALPATSEELAVACAEAFEPRLGPMPHIVGLDRHGVVAVGRSPWDAYEHVERLEHVCQMVLASGVRHAASARTLAPGTKAAQAA encoded by the coding sequence ATGACCACCATCCACTCCGCTCCAATCGAACGCGCTGCAGGCCACGATGCCCGCCTTGACCAGGCCTGCGAAGTCATGCACGCCGCCTATGCACGGGGCTGGATCACGCATCGCGACGGCAACATCTCGGTGCGTGCTGAAGGCGGCGATGGCATGTGGATTTCGCAAAGCGGGGTGGTGAAGGCGCGCCTGCAGCCCCACCAGATGCTGCACGTGGGCGCGGCCCGCATCGCGGAGGGGCCCGTGCCCGACGGGGCATCGGGCGAATACGCCCTGCATCGGCGGCTGCAGGCGATGCTCCATGCCGGGCACGACACGGTGCTGCACCTGCATCCCACGCATATCGTGGCGGCCATGTACGCCGGTCACGACCTGCGCGAGCTTTGCGAGGCGTTCCCGGAAGTCACGCGCTACAGCCGGGTCGGCAAGAACGTGGGCGCGCTGCCGGCCACCAGCGAGGAGCTTGCCGTGGCGTGCGCCGAAGCCTTCGAGCCGCGCCTGGGGCCCATGCCCCACATCGTCGGCCTGGACCGGCATGGCGTGGTGGCCGTGGGTCGCTCGCCCTGGGATGCGTATGAGCACGTGGAGCGTCTGGAGCATGTGTGCCAGATGGTTCTGGCCTCGGGCGTGAGGCACGCGGCGAGCGCCCGCACGCTGGCGCCAGGCACCAAAGCCGCGCAAGCCGCCTGA
- a CDS encoding FAD-dependent oxidoreductase produces MDHDDRAPGPDLTQGVAADELTDGQPLLGHVGEQAVMLVRQGAAVHAIAATCTHYGGPLSEGLVAAGTVRCPWHHACFDLATGAVLAPPALAPLDCWQVTHEGGVLRVGARRERPAPPKPLYSPQSVVIVGGGAAGDAAASALREFGYDGPVTLLTADSAPPVDRPNLSKDYLAGKAQESWLWLRPDDYWAQQRIKLRLKRRVLSLELTQRHVVCADGETIAFDTLLLATGATPRRLDIPGARAAHVHLLRTLYHCQSIIEAVQAGAGRVAVIGASFIGLEVAAALRERGAEVDVIAPEEAPLARVFGPRLAAAIAARHRAMGTRLHLGRKPVAIHADAVELDDGTRVPADLVVMGVGVQPADDLAHAAGLAVDRGILVDARLQTSAPGVYAAGDVARFPDPFGVAGMVRIEHWTVAQAQGRLVARNMLGFDGAYQDVPFFWSQHGDMSVSYVGHADAWDALEESGDPLRGDYLCRFLSQGRVLAVASVGRDLDSLREELALQKVCLMQA; encoded by the coding sequence ATGGACCATGACGATCGTGCGCCGGGCCCCGACCTGACCCAGGGCGTGGCAGCCGACGAGCTCACTGATGGCCAGCCGCTGCTCGGCCATGTGGGTGAGCAGGCGGTGATGCTGGTGCGCCAGGGCGCTGCGGTGCATGCCATCGCGGCCACCTGCACCCACTACGGCGGGCCGCTGAGCGAAGGCCTGGTGGCCGCCGGCACGGTGCGCTGCCCCTGGCATCACGCCTGTTTTGACCTCGCCACCGGTGCCGTGCTCGCGCCACCGGCGCTGGCCCCGCTCGACTGCTGGCAGGTCACGCACGAAGGCGGCGTGCTGCGCGTGGGGGCGCGGCGCGAGCGCCCGGCCCCGCCCAAGCCGCTGTACAGCCCGCAAAGCGTGGTCATCGTGGGCGGCGGCGCAGCCGGGGATGCAGCCGCCAGCGCCCTGCGCGAATTCGGCTATGACGGGCCCGTCACCTTGCTCACGGCGGACTCCGCGCCACCCGTGGACCGGCCCAATCTGTCCAAGGACTATCTTGCCGGCAAGGCGCAGGAGAGCTGGCTGTGGCTGCGCCCGGACGACTACTGGGCGCAGCAGCGCATCAAGCTGCGCCTCAAGCGCCGCGTCTTGAGCCTGGAGCTGACACAGCGCCATGTGGTGTGCGCCGACGGCGAAACCATCGCGTTCGACACCCTGCTTCTGGCCACCGGTGCCACGCCGCGGCGGCTGGACATTCCCGGTGCGCGCGCCGCCCACGTGCACCTGCTGCGCACCCTGTACCATTGCCAGAGCATCATCGAAGCCGTGCAAGCCGGCGCCGGGCGCGTCGCGGTCATTGGTGCAAGCTTCATCGGACTGGAGGTTGCTGCGGCCTTGCGCGAGCGCGGTGCCGAGGTGGACGTGATCGCCCCCGAGGAGGCGCCCCTGGCGCGGGTGTTCGGGCCGCGGCTGGCTGCGGCCATCGCCGCGCGCCACCGCGCCATGGGCACACGGTTGCACCTCGGGCGCAAGCCGGTGGCCATCCATGCGGACGCGGTCGAGCTCGACGACGGCACCCGAGTGCCCGCGGACCTGGTGGTGATGGGCGTGGGGGTGCAGCCGGCCGACGATCTCGCGCACGCCGCAGGCCTTGCCGTCGATCGCGGCATCCTCGTGGACGCGCGGCTGCAAACCAGCGCGCCTGGCGTGTACGCCGCAGGCGACGTCGCGCGCTTTCCCGATCCATTCGGCGTCGCAGGCATGGTCCGCATCGAGCACTGGACGGTGGCGCAAGCGCAGGGACGGCTTGTGGCGCGCAACATGCTTGGCTTCGATGGGGCCTACCAGGACGTGCCGTTTTTCTGGAGCCAGCACGGCGACATGAGCGTGTCCTACGTCGGCCACGCCGATGCGTGGGACGCGCTGGAGGAATCCGGTGACCCCTTGCGTGGCGACTATCTCTGCCGCTTTCTCAGCCAGGGCCGTGTGCTCGCGGTGGCCAGCGTCGGCCGCGATCTCGACAGCTTGCGCGAGGAGCTGGCCTTGCAGAAGGTCTGCCTCATGCAGGCGTGA
- a CDS encoding type II toxin-antitoxin system RelE/ParE family toxin: MTYTVKDALTRQRLNKRLRKAQMGNLGDVEPVGEGVFEMREHFGPGWRTYCVQRGETLIVMLAGGDKSTQQADIRRAIALAKLLED; this comes from the coding sequence ATGACCTACACGGTGAAAGACGCGCTGACCCGGCAGCGCCTCAACAAGCGGCTGCGCAAGGCCCAGATGGGCAACCTTGGCGACGTGGAGCCGGTAGGTGAAGGCGTGTTCGAGATGCGCGAACACTTCGGGCCGGGCTGGCGCACGTACTGCGTCCAGCGTGGCGAGACGCTGATCGTGATGCTCGCCGGCGGTGACAAGTCCACTCAGCAGGCCGACATTCGCCGGGCGATTGCGCTGGCGAAACTTTTGGAGGATTGA
- a CDS encoding RNA-guided endonuclease TnpB family protein, producing the protein MQRRKVTLKLYPNAAQAQKLEAWTRLHCELYNAALEERIDAWRKAGKSISYYDQQNVLPQIKADRPEFIALGSHALQQTLRRLDLAFQSFFRRVKAGQTPGFPRFKSSKRFSGFAYPDPAGWKLMQHGGSGATLRIGSGDAALSIRARGRHRFGPDAKPNDITLTRRNGQWFVSVTLRVPDAACARPRTADMRRGVDFGINDWATFDAGPPIANPRWLRTELPRLAALQRERARKRKGSVRYKRLSRGIAVLHDRIANLRRDFVHKETTTMVQQCAVLATEQLTPKTMSRSAKGTVEAPGRRVKQKAGLNREILSAGFGMAHQMLAYKAEEAGTRLHLSHTRQLKPSQRCSACWELVPKTLAQRVHVCPHCGHTAPRDQNSALVVLIDAFNTQDTPGTGVAARPKPLPRQRGKSKSVTRETPTTAPSGA; encoded by the coding sequence ATGCAACGGCGCAAAGTCACGCTCAAGCTGTATCCAAATGCCGCGCAAGCCCAAAAGCTTGAGGCTTGGACGCGACTGCACTGCGAGTTGTACAACGCGGCACTGGAAGAGCGCATCGACGCCTGGCGCAAGGCGGGCAAGTCGATCAGCTACTACGACCAGCAGAACGTCCTGCCTCAGATCAAGGCCGATCGGCCCGAGTTCATCGCGCTTGGCAGTCATGCCTTGCAGCAGACGCTGCGGCGGCTCGATCTCGCATTCCAGTCGTTCTTTCGCCGCGTCAAGGCGGGGCAGACGCCCGGATTTCCGCGATTCAAATCCAGCAAGCGGTTCTCGGGCTTTGCTTATCCCGATCCGGCTGGCTGGAAGCTCATGCAGCATGGTGGCAGCGGCGCAACCCTGCGCATCGGCAGCGGCGACGCGGCCTTGTCCATCCGGGCGCGCGGCCGTCACCGCTTCGGGCCGGATGCCAAGCCCAACGACATCACCCTGACACGCCGCAACGGTCAGTGGTTTGTGTCGGTGACGCTGCGCGTACCCGATGCGGCCTGTGCGCGGCCGCGCACCGCCGACATGCGGCGTGGCGTGGATTTCGGGATCAACGACTGGGCCACATTCGACGCGGGTCCGCCCATCGCGAACCCGCGCTGGCTGCGCACCGAACTGCCTCGCTTGGCTGCGTTGCAGCGCGAGCGTGCACGCAAACGCAAAGGCTCAGTGCGATACAAGCGATTGAGCCGCGGCATCGCGGTGCTGCATGACCGCATCGCCAACCTGCGCCGGGATTTCGTGCACAAGGAAACAACCACGATGGTGCAGCAATGCGCCGTCCTGGCCACGGAGCAACTGACTCCGAAGACCATGAGCCGCAGCGCGAAGGGCACGGTGGAAGCACCGGGCCGTCGCGTCAAGCAGAAGGCCGGACTCAACCGCGAGATCCTCTCGGCGGGGTTCGGCATGGCGCATCAGATGCTCGCGTACAAAGCGGAAGAAGCTGGTACGCGCCTGCATCTGAGCCATACGCGCCAGCTCAAACCGTCGCAGCGCTGCTCGGCGTGCTGGGAACTCGTTCCCAAGACGTTGGCGCAGCGTGTGCATGTGTGCCCGCACTGCGGGCATACGGCCCCGCGCGACCAAAACAGCGCGTTGGTGGTGCTCATCGACGCGTTCAATACGCAAGACACGCCTGGGACGGGCGTGGCGGCGAGACCCAAACCTCTGCCCCGGCAACGGGGCAAGTCCAAGTCTGTGACCCGCGAAACCCCCACGACAGCGCCGTCAGGCGCTTAG
- a CDS encoding nitronate monooxygenase family protein, which yields MIHTTLMKTLGIRHPVILAPMGGVSGGQLAAAVSNAGGLGLVGGGYGDAAWLDTELAIAAKAAQAPWGVGLITWRANRQLVDQCLRYAPAAFMLSFGDPTPYVQAIKDAGCTLICQVQDLAGALMARDAGADIIVAQGTEAGGHGGQRATFPLVPAVVDAVAPIPVVAAGGIADGRGLAAALMLGAQAALIGTRFYACREALGSDEAKRRIAAGHGDETVRTRVFDIVRGYDWPSPYTGRALRNAFLQRWHGHEPELQAQADALRDPFFSAAARGDCDTAMVWAGEAIDLIHDVPTAAFLLASIVAQAESQIRQAYTDLAL from the coding sequence ATGATCCACACAACCTTGATGAAGACCTTGGGCATTCGCCATCCGGTGATCCTCGCACCCATGGGCGGGGTTTCGGGCGGACAATTGGCTGCAGCCGTCTCCAACGCGGGCGGGTTGGGCCTGGTCGGCGGCGGGTATGGCGACGCCGCGTGGCTCGACACGGAGCTGGCAATCGCCGCCAAGGCGGCTCAGGCGCCCTGGGGGGTCGGATTGATCACATGGAGGGCAAACCGGCAACTCGTCGACCAGTGCCTGCGCTATGCGCCTGCAGCGTTCATGTTGTCGTTCGGCGACCCCACGCCCTACGTGCAAGCGATCAAAGATGCGGGCTGCACGCTCATCTGCCAGGTCCAGGATCTGGCCGGCGCCCTGATGGCGCGCGACGCCGGCGCCGACATCATCGTCGCCCAGGGCACCGAGGCGGGCGGGCATGGCGGGCAGCGCGCCACGTTCCCGCTCGTGCCCGCGGTGGTCGATGCCGTCGCGCCCATCCCGGTTGTGGCCGCCGGTGGCATTGCCGACGGCCGCGGCCTGGCCGCCGCACTCATGCTCGGCGCGCAGGCCGCGCTCATCGGCACGCGCTTTTATGCCTGCCGCGAAGCGCTGGGAAGCGACGAGGCCAAGCGCCGCATCGCAGCGGGCCACGGCGACGAGACCGTGCGCACCCGCGTGTTCGACATCGTGCGGGGATACGACTGGCCGTCCCCATACACGGGGCGGGCGTTGCGCAATGCTTTCCTGCAGCGATGGCACGGGCACGAGCCTGAGCTGCAAGCCCAAGCGGATGCACTGCGCGATCCGTTCTTTTCCGCAGCAGCGCGGGGCGACTGCGACACGGCCATGGTCTGGGCGGGCGAAGCCATCGATCTGATCCATGACGTTCCAACGGCAGCCTTCCTGCTTGCGAGCATCGTCGCCCAGGCCGAGTCGCAGATCCGGCAGGCGTATACCGATCTTGCCCTCTAG
- a CDS encoding IS1182 family transposase, which translates to MSRFVSVDRDTAYLLPPSVDEWLPQDHLARFVVEVIDRLDLDDLVKQYAGRGSAAHHPAVLLGLLIYGYANGVHSSRKIERATYDSVAFRFVAANTHPDHDTLATFRHRFLKEVESLFVQVLVLAREMKLLKLGHIALDGTKIDANASKHKALSWAHANKIEAQLREEVQGLLALAETSDRASAPDGMDVPAEIARREDRLRAIAQAKAKIAQRAAERFKTEQQEFEAKQAKRQAQRDAGKKPRGKDPEPPQAGPMDSDQVNLTDEESRIMPVSGGSFEQSYNAQAGVDTQTMMVITRHVSQAPNDKREVVPTLEQIVALPAVLGEVQSLIADNGYCSQANVIACGDAGVEPLLVLKRQSHHTPVMERFASDAPDPQTTDAVERMAHRLRTQAGRALYSLRKQTVEPVFGIIKRVMGWRQMSLRGLAKAQGEWSLVTMAWNIKRMYVLRAA; encoded by the coding sequence ATGAGCCGCTTCGTTAGCGTTGACCGAGACACTGCCTACCTCCTGCCGCCATCGGTGGACGAGTGGTTGCCGCAGGATCACTTGGCACGGTTCGTTGTGGAAGTCATCGATCGCCTTGATCTGGACGATCTGGTCAAGCAGTATGCGGGGCGCGGATCGGCGGCGCATCACCCTGCCGTGCTGCTGGGGCTGCTGATCTACGGCTACGCCAACGGCGTGCATTCGAGCCGCAAGATTGAGCGCGCGACCTACGACTCGGTGGCGTTTCGCTTTGTTGCCGCCAATACCCACCCCGATCACGACACGCTGGCGACGTTCCGCCACCGCTTCCTCAAGGAAGTCGAGTCCCTGTTTGTGCAGGTGCTGGTGCTCGCACGCGAGATGAAGCTGCTCAAACTCGGACACATTGCGCTGGACGGCACCAAGATCGACGCCAACGCCAGCAAGCACAAGGCGCTGTCGTGGGCGCATGCCAACAAGATTGAGGCGCAGTTGCGCGAGGAAGTCCAGGGCCTGCTGGCGCTGGCGGAGACGAGCGATCGCGCCAGCGCGCCCGACGGCATGGATGTGCCCGCCGAGATCGCCCGGCGGGAGGATCGCCTCAGAGCCATTGCGCAGGCCAAGGCCAAGATCGCGCAGCGCGCAGCCGAACGCTTCAAGACGGAGCAGCAGGAGTTCGAGGCCAAGCAGGCCAAGCGCCAGGCCCAGCGCGACGCGGGCAAGAAACCCCGCGGCAAGGACCCCGAGCCGCCCCAGGCGGGTCCCATGGACAGCGACCAAGTCAACCTCACGGATGAGGAGTCACGCATCATGCCCGTGTCGGGCGGGAGCTTCGAGCAGAGTTACAACGCCCAAGCCGGCGTGGACACCCAGACGATGATGGTGATCACCCGGCATGTGAGCCAGGCGCCCAACGACAAGCGCGAAGTCGTGCCCACGCTGGAGCAGATTGTGGCGTTGCCTGCGGTGCTGGGCGAGGTGCAGTCCCTGATTGCGGACAACGGCTACTGCAGCCAGGCCAACGTGATCGCCTGCGGCGATGCCGGGGTCGAGCCGCTGCTGGTGCTCAAGAGGCAGTCGCATCACACGCCCGTGATGGAGCGCTTCGCATCCGATGCGCCCGACCCTCAGACGACGGATGCGGTGGAGCGGATGGCGCACCGGCTGCGCACACAGGCTGGGCGAGCCCTCTACAGCTTGCGCAAGCAGACGGTGGAGCCGGTGTTCGGCATCATCAAGCGGGTGATGGGCTGGCGCCAGATGAGCCTGCGTGGGCTGGCCAAAGCGCAAGGCGAGTGGAGCTTGGTGACCATGGCCTGGAACATCAAGCGCATGTACGTGCTGCGCGCGGCGTGA
- a CDS encoding aldo/keto reductase translates to MMTIESIHIQGIPIPVSRVGLGTWAIGGWMWGGADDQASIATIRGAIERGVNLIDTAPVYGFGHSEEIVGRALEGIRDRAVIATKVALQWDGGSITRNSSAARIRQEVEDSLRRLRTDRIDLYQVHWPDPSVAFEETAAALETLRRQGKILAIGVSNYAPAQMDAFASAAPLVAVQSPYNLFERAIEADVLPYARDKGLVVLAYGALCRGLLSGRMRGTTTFSGDDLRRADPKFQQPRFGEYLAAVDALAELARDTYGKSVLALAVRWVLQQGPTIALWGARRADQLVAIDEVFGWSIAAADLARIDALLAQHVLHPVGPEFMAPPLRTPPPELGAASMACRRCACPWIPGCGPPGPLVAAPMCRPARDTRHLTPKRI, encoded by the coding sequence ATGATGACCATCGAATCGATCCACATCCAGGGAATCCCCATCCCCGTGTCGCGCGTGGGGCTTGGCACATGGGCCATCGGCGGGTGGATGTGGGGTGGCGCCGACGATCAGGCGTCGATTGCCACCATCCGAGGGGCCATCGAGCGCGGCGTCAACCTGATCGACACGGCGCCGGTCTACGGTTTTGGGCACTCGGAGGAGATCGTCGGGCGCGCGCTCGAAGGCATCCGCGACCGCGCGGTCATCGCCACCAAGGTGGCCTTGCAATGGGACGGTGGCAGCATCACGCGCAATTCCAGCGCGGCGCGGATCCGCCAGGAGGTCGAGGACTCGCTGCGCCGACTGCGCACCGACCGCATCGATCTGTACCAGGTCCACTGGCCCGACCCGAGCGTTGCGTTCGAGGAAACCGCCGCCGCGCTGGAGACGCTGCGGCGCCAAGGCAAGATCCTTGCCATCGGCGTGAGCAATTACGCGCCGGCGCAAATGGACGCGTTTGCCAGCGCGGCGCCGCTGGTCGCCGTGCAGTCGCCGTACAACCTGTTCGAGCGCGCCATCGAAGCCGACGTGCTGCCCTACGCGCGCGACAAGGGCCTTGTCGTGCTGGCCTATGGGGCGCTGTGCCGCGGCTTGCTGTCGGGCCGCATGCGCGGCACGACCACCTTCAGCGGTGATGACTTGCGCCGCGCCGACCCCAAATTCCAGCAGCCGCGCTTTGGCGAATACCTGGCCGCGGTGGATGCGCTTGCCGAACTCGCCCGTGACACCTATGGCAAATCGGTGCTGGCCCTGGCCGTGCGCTGGGTTCTGCAGCAAGGCCCGACGATTGCACTGTGGGGGGCGCGCCGGGCCGATCAGCTGGTGGCGATCGACGAGGTGTTCGGGTGGAGCATCGCTGCAGCCGACCTGGCCCGCATCGATGCCCTGCTTGCGCAGCACGTCCTGCATCCGGTCGGCCCCGAATTCATGGCGCCGCCGCTGCGCACGCCCCCGCCTGAGCTTGGGGCGGCCTCCATGGCGTGCCGCCGCTGCGCTTGCCCTTGGATCCCGGGTTGCGGGCCACCAGGGCCCCTTGTCGCCGCGCCGATGTGTCGACCGGCCCGCGACACACGCCACCTCACCCCAAAGAGGATCTGA
- a CDS encoding type II toxin-antitoxin system PrlF family antitoxin, which translates to MPAALEVESTLTDRYQTTVPETVRRALRLGKRDKIHYTIRPGGEVVLTRVDASEGDDPVLGQFLGFLARDIASHPERLLAIDANFVQRLHSLTGGIEVDLDAPLSADDEHMPAHSPS; encoded by the coding sequence ATGCCCGCCGCCCTTGAGGTCGAATCCACACTCACCGATCGATACCAAACCACGGTGCCGGAGACGGTACGCCGCGCCCTTCGGCTCGGCAAGCGCGACAAGATCCACTACACAATCCGCCCCGGCGGCGAAGTCGTGCTGACCCGCGTCGACGCATCCGAAGGTGACGACCCGGTGCTCGGTCAGTTCTTGGGCTTCCTAGCCCGCGACATTGCCAGCCATCCCGAACGCCTGCTGGCCATCGACGCCAACTTCGTGCAGCGCCTCCACTCGCTGACCGGTGGCATCGAAGTTGACCTCGACGCCCCCCTGTCGGCCGACGATGAACACATGCCCGCGCATTCCCCTTCCTAG
- a CDS encoding transposase has translation MHCLHCHASPSNPKASKVRQAPRRTRARFAEHLSTFYAKPVFWHRAYYVGSVGGATLETVRAYVDAQGTVEHARKSEAKKRKPPA, from the coding sequence ATGCACTGCCTCCATTGTCATGCATCGCCTTCAAATCCGAAAGCCTCGAAAGTCCGACAGGCTCCTAGGCGCACGCGTGCGCGATTCGCCGAGCACCTCAGCACCTTCTACGCCAAGCCCGTGTTCTGGCACCGCGCCTATTACGTGGGGAGCGTTGGCGGTGCGACGCTGGAGACGGTGCGCGCCTACGTCGATGCGCAAGGAACCGTGGAACATGCGCGCAAGTCCGAGGCGAAAAAGCGAAAACCGCCCGCTTGA
- the tnpA gene encoding IS200/IS605 family transposase: MIKDTTQSSSHAVYSIKLHIVFVTKYRRKTLNAERLDDLRGAFADCLAAWRCTLLEFGGEADHVHLLVDIHPALNISVLINNLKTASARSLSDLSSSEPG; the protein is encoded by the coding sequence ATAATAAAAGACACCACTCAGTCTAGCTCGCACGCCGTTTACAGTATTAAGTTGCATATCGTCTTCGTGACGAAATACCGCCGCAAGACGCTCAACGCCGAACGACTCGACGACCTGCGCGGCGCGTTCGCGGATTGCCTGGCGGCGTGGCGGTGCACCCTGCTGGAGTTTGGCGGCGAAGCCGACCACGTCCATCTGCTCGTGGACATCCATCCGGCGCTGAACATCTCGGTGCTGATCAACAATCTCAAGACCGCGAGCGCTAGGAGTCTGTCGGACTTGAGTTCGAGCGAACCCGGATAA